The genomic DNA TGTCTGTTGTGCCGGTAAAGTACATAATGACTAATAAAGCAATCACGACAAAATAACCGATAGCTCCATATTTAGCATCTTTACCAAGTTCTTTACGTTTAAAATACATAACGCCAGCAAAAACTAAAGTTAAGAATCCAATGACTAAACTTATGAATAGACCTTTAGTTAACCAAAAAGCATTATGATCATAGCCTAAATAGGTATATACCATGGCAACCGTCATAACTACAGAGAAAACAAGGACTGTATGGATTAACCAGCGTTCTAATTTCCAGGCAGACATTTTTTTAGAAGATAATTGTCTAAAGGAGTCTCCGGCAGTTTCGGCTAGTCCACCACAACCGCAAACCCATGAGCAATACCAACGTTTTCCGTATTTATAGGTTAAAATAGGTGTTATGACGAAAATGGAAATAATACCAAACAAAATTAATGCTAAACCAATATTTCCGTTAGAAAGAAATCCTTTTACAGACCATTCATCAAAAATATAATAGTTAAGAGGCCATACACTTTTTAGGTCATAATAAGGTAGATCTGAGTTCATGACATACATAAATTCCGGAATCAAAAAAGCAAAACCTAATTGGAAAAACATAACGGATGCCGTTCGCAATTGTTGATACCTGTTATGTCTGTATTTAAGCATAAATTTATACCCAAAAGCCAGAATAGCTACCGTGTATAATGTGCCGTAAACAAACCATTGACTGGCATTTCTACCACTTAACAAGTTACTTAAAGGATCAAAAAGTGAAATTAAGCCCGTATTTGAAGCGCCATCTTTACCCAATCCTAAATACTGTGGATAAAAATATAATACAATGTAAAATGCTGTTAGAATAACGCCCAGAATCCAACCCCAAACACCTCGGGATGATATGGACTTAAACCAAACACCATCATTTTTAATACCTTCTAATTTGGTTAAATAAGCGTCTCTTGAATATATTATAATCCCAGCAGATATTAAGCCTAATGATAAGGTTAGGAATAATCCCTTGTTAGGAAAGTTAGTATTAAACAATGCGAGTGCTAATATAAATAACCCTAAAATACCAACCGCTAAAGCTATTTTTTGTTTGTTTGAAATGTCTACAGCATCTGGTTTAGCTAAAGACATACTATGATTTATTTTATTGCTCATGATATATTTTTATACAATTTGTAATTTGTTTTTAAATGCAGAATAAATATCAGCTTCATAAGTTTTATAAAACTCAGGATCAAAATTGGCTTCTGCTAAATGTTCCATAACATAATCAACATCTCTTTTTTCTGTAAGCCATGTATCAAAAATGTCGTGTCGCATTCTAATACCAAAGGTATTTATGCCTAAAAATTCATTAGTATTTTTATTATAACATACCGTAATACATTTAGTATCATCTTCATGTTTCCAGTGAAAATGTGCTTCGTTTTCTCTAGGCTTGGCAAAAACCCATCCGTAAGTTTGATATTCGATATCTAAAAATTTGGCAGAGTTAAACCAATGACCTGGTTTGTATTGAATACGATTTCCGCAGATGGTTTGTGCTACCGTTTCCCCCATCATACGACCTGTGTACCACACAGCTTCAATAGGACGACGGCCATTAATGCCTTCATGTTGTTCGGCACAGTCACCTATAGCATATACATCTGGAACGTTGGTTTCTAGAAAACGATTTACTTTAACGCCTCGACCGGTTTCGATGTTAGATTCTTTTATAAAATCGATATTAGGAGACACCCCAGCAGTAAGTCCAACAACATCACAAGCAATTTCTTCACCGGTTTCTTGTATGATGATGGATTTTACCTTACCATTTTCATCAGAAATAATCTCTTTTAAATTATTGCCTAATCTTAAATCTATATGATGATTTTTTATATGTCTGTTAACCATAGCTGATTCTCCTTCTGGTAAAACACCATTCCAGAAACTATCTTCTCTTACTAAAAAGGTAACAGGAATATTGCGACTGTTTAGCATCTCGGCAAGTTCGATACCTATTAGGCCACCCCCAACTATTACAGCTCGTTTACATACTTTATTATTGGGGGCATATTTCTCTAAATTCTCTAAATCTTGTTTGTGATACATGCCCATAACACCATCTAAATCCTGACCAGGCCATCCAAATTTGTTTGGTTTACTTCCTGTGGCAATTATGAGTTTGTCATATTGTAAAGAATCACCATCGGCAAAGTGTAAGGTCTTATTTTGGGTTTCTACATTTTTAACATAACCTTTTTTAAGGTTAATTCTATTTTTTTCCCAAAACCAGTTTTCATAAGGTTGCGTATGCTCAAATTTCATATGTCCCATGTATATGTACATAAGCGCAGTACGTGAAAAGAAATAATCTGTTTCTGCGGATACAATGGTAATTTGCTTATCTGATAATTTACGAATATGTCTCGCAGCAGTTACGCCCGAAATTCCGTTTCCAATAATAACAATGTGTTCCATATGTTAGTCGTTATTTGTTTTGTATTGTGAAATGTAATTTGCCAAAAAACACAATTGGTTATCTGTGTTTATTTGGGAGATAGCATTTTATGAATTCTAATTGTGCTGGGGTTTATGTCGAAACTAAAGATAAGAACTTAATGCGAACGGGCATATTTAGAATAAATATAAATTATTTTTTAATTGTAAGTTTTAAAATGAAATTCAGACGCGAAAAATTTTACATTTTTTTTGAAAGTTTGTTAAAATGGTTCAGACTGAAGCAACGTTAAAAATCAATAAACATATAAAAATGAAGAATATAACAATTATAGTATTAATATTTTTTGGAAGCTTATCGCTTTCGGCACAAGATTTAAATACCTTTTTTGAAAAAGCAGATAGCTTCTTTAAGGCGCATGTTGCAGACGGCAAAGTAGCATATTCAAAAATTAACTCTAATAAAGAATCTCTTGATGAGGTTTTGAAATTAGCAGAAACCATTTCAGTGTCAAAAAGCGATGCTAACAACTATCAGGCATTTTGGATTAACGCTTATAACCTATCAGTAATAAAGGGGATTATAAACAACTATCCAACAAAATCACCTTTAAATCATGCCGGTTTTTTTGATAAAATAACCTATCCTTTAGGCGGCAAGAAAATTACTTTAAACGATATTGAACACAAATTATTAAGAGCACAATTTAATGACGCCCGTTTTCATTTTGTATTAGTATGCGGAGCATTAGGATGTCCACCTTTAATTAATAAAGCATATTTGCCTAGTACGTTAGATTCACAAATGGATGTACAGACCAAAAAGGCCTTAAATGGTAGTTTTTTAAAGGTAAATACTAAAAAGAAACGCGTTCAGGCATCTCAAATCATGGAGTGGTATAAAAAAGATTTTACTATGAAGGGTAAAACAGAAATAGACTTCATTAATACATATAGAACAGAAAAAATACCTAATAACTTTAAACTAAGCTACTTTCCATATAATTGGAATGTAAATAAACAATAAGAACAAATAATAAAATAACAAATCAAAAATAGAATACAATGAAAAAAATAATATTAGCATTACTAGCAATAACAACTATATCGGTTTCAGGTTTTTCACAGGAAACAAATGAAGATCAAGAAAAGAGTAATATTCAAACATATACACCTTCAAAATTATTAAAGAAAGGACAATGGGATATTAAATTTTTTAATAGCCTTTATACGCAAACTGAACAAACAGATTCAGGAAGTAAATCTCAAAAAATAGCACGACAAAACTTTTTTACTAATACCACAGAAATATATACAGGTATAAGCGATAATGCAAGAATAAATGTAGGTTTAGTTTTTCAAATAAGATCTAATAATTATGGAGGACAGGGTGCTTTTAGTGTTTTCGATTTTGATAATAATAAAGTTGATTCTAGAAGTGGCTTTACAACAATAGCACCATCAATAAGAGTACAGCCTTTTGCTAATGTTCCTAATTTTTCATTTACAAGTTCTGTATACTTTGCAATATTTGGAGATGAGCCTAATGCGGCATATTTAGATAAAAAAAGTACATTTTGGGAAACAAAATTCTTTTTCGATAAAACTTTTGGAGGCGGAGATTGGCAAATTTTTACCGAAGCAGATTTCGGGTTTAACTTTGGAGAAAAATCTTCTGAAGCTGATCCAGCTACAGAAAATGTAGGGGAACGTTTTGCTAATAACAGCTTGTTTTTACCATTAAGTGCTTTTTTAAGTTATTTCCCTTCAAGTAAATCAACAATATTTGTAAATGCTCAGCAGGCTTTTTTAATTGATTTAGGTAACGATTTCTCTCAACGTTATACCCAATTAGGTTTTGGAGGGAAATATCAAATAACGCAAGCTTTAAATTTAGAGGCTTCGTTTGGGAAAATAGTAACTGGAAATAATTTTCAGGGATTAGGACAGACATTTAGTTTAGGTTTAAGAGCACTGCTTTAATCATTAATAAATAGTAAATTAGGAGTTTTGAAAGTTATTTTATTACACATGAAAAAATTCAAACTCCTAATTACACTTTCGGTTTTACTGCTTCAATCCTGTACTTCACAATCTAAAAAAATTAACGGTATTAGTTTTGTGGCCTCAAGAGAAGCTGTCAATCAAAGTCATATTAAACCTGTTGTTAATTTAAATGCAAATTATGCAGCCGTAATGCCTTTTGGGTTTATTAAAAATCTGAACCATCCGGACATCGTATTCAATACAAACAGACAATGGTTTGGAGAAACTAAAGAAGGCGCAAAACAGTATATCGAAGAACTTTATAAGTCGAATATAAAAGTGATGCTAAAACCTCAAATTTGGGTTTGGCACGGAGAATTTACGGGTTATATAGAAATGAAGAATAAAACAGATTGGAGCGTACTGGAAACATCATATTCAAAATTTATTTTGGAATATGCTCAATTGGCTCAGGAGATGAAAGTTGATATATTTTGTATTGGTACTGAACTTGAGAAATTTATTGAAAACAGACCTAATTATTGGAAAAACTTAATAGTAAAAATAAAGCAGATATATAAGGGTAAACTGACCTATGCAGCCAATTGGAATGAGTTTAATCGCACGCCTTTTTGGAGTGATTTAGATTATATTGGCGTTGATGCCTATTTTCCAGTGAGTCATAGTAAAACACCAACGTTTAATGAGTGTTTAAAAGGCTGGAAAACCCATGTGAAAACGATATCGAAAATTTCTAATAAAAACAAAAAACCAATTTTATTTACGGAATTTGGATATAGGAGTGTCGATTATTCTGGAAAAGAACCTTGGAAAAGTGATAGAAGTATGTATCAAGTAAATCTTGAAGCGCAAACCAATACTACGCAAGCACTTTTTGAAACATTTTGGAAAGAAGATTGGTTTGCAGGTGGATTCATTTGGAAATGGTTTCATAATCATAGTAAATCTGGAGGAGATAATAACTCACAATTTACGCCTCAAAATAAGCCTGTTGAAGCTTTAATACGAAAACAATATCATTTAAAATGAATACTATAAAATACATCATTATATGTTGCTTGATTTTAGTTTCTTGCTCAAATGATGATGACGAAATATCAACATTATCAGCTTATATTGAAGGAACAACAATCGAAACAGGAGCCGTTATAGCCTGTGCGGCTAGTGATAAAGATAGTAATGATGTTTTAACATTTTATTATCCAGAACCTGGAGCAACCAATGTTCGGTTTTACCAAACAAATGATGCGAATGTTGATCATAGCAATTTTTCAAATTATTCCAGAGTATTGTTAAATAGCGATCCTTTTTTTAATGGCTATTTAGGTAAGTTTACACAAACAGCAGCTTCCACTGAAAGATGGATTGTTGTTACGTTTGAATTGGAAGGAGAAATAAAAATATCTAACCCTATTAGAACCAAACAAATTTCGAAACCTACGGTTTGGAGCGAAGATGTTGATATTAACCAGGATGAATCAGGAATGCCGAAGTTTACATGGGTTGATAATCCTGTGGGAGACAATGCTATTTATTTTCAAGTCATTTCTACTGCTCAAAACGAGTTGTTGTCCGGTACATATACTTATGAAAACTATTTTCAATATTATAAAACGGACAACGTGGTTTTAAATATAACTACAGAAACCCCGCCAGTTCTAACGTTAAATAATACTTATAACTTCACTTTAATGGATGTAAGTGAAGATAATTGGGTGAATTTAGTAATTAGCAAAAATTTTATCGCACAGTGAAAAGAGTAATCACATTAGTCTTAATATTCTTTTTTGCATTTTCATACGCACAGGAAAATAGTATTTACAAAGTTGATATAGAAGGAAACAAAAGAACCAGAACAGCATTCTTAAAAAGATTAGCTTTTGTAAAAGAAGGTGCTGTTTTAGATTCGGCCAAGATAGCTTCAGATGTAAGACGTTTAAAATTATTGCCATCTGTTGCAAATGCTGAATATAAATTAGAGTCTTTAGATAAAGGCAAATATCATTTAACCTATATTATAGAAGAGAATTTTGCTATCATTCCTGGGTTAAATATATCAACAGATAATAATGGGGAGTTTGCTTATAGAACTTCAATATTCGATTTTAATTTCTTAGGTAGAAATCAAATAATAGGCGGGTTTTACAGCAGAGATGTATTTAATTCGTATGGTGCTTTTTGGGAGGCCCCAAACTTATTCACTCGGAAACTAGGAATAGGTTTGAATTATCAAAACCTAGTATCCCAGGAACCTGTTTTTTTTAATAATGGTAGTGATGTAAATTATAAATTTAATTACAAGGCATTTGAAATTAAGCTTCAGTATGAACCAAATTTTCATAACCGATTAGAGTTGGGTTTGAATATTGATTCAGAAGCTTATAGTTTTTTAGAGGGAAATTTGCCAGCTGAAATCCCTACTTCTTTAAAAGCTAATAAAGTATCTGTTATTGGTGAATATGAGTATAATAATATCAACATATTTTACCAGTATCAAAACGGCTTTAGGAGTATTCTAACGTATAGGTTTGTTACAGGAAATAAAGGAGAAGATAACCTTTTAAGGAATTTTTTTATTGGTCGTAATGATTTTGAGTATTTTAAAAGAGTAGGCAAAAGAGGCAATTGGGCAAATAGATTGCGACTGGCCTATGCATCTAATGACGAAACCCCTTTTGCTCCTTTTGCAGTAGATAATCAATTAAATATCAGGGGAACAGGTAATACCATAGATAGAGGTACTGCAGCAATAGTTCTCAATACCGAATACCGGCAGACGCTATATGAAAAAGGTTGGTTTGTATTACAGGGAAATGCTTTTGTTGATACGGGGTCTTGGAGGACTCCCGGAGGTGATTTAGGAGAGTTGTTTGATGGTAGTACGATTAAATTTTATCCAGGGTTGGGAATCAGGTTTATACATAAAAGAATTTTTAATGCCGTTTTCAGATTAGATTATGGCTATGGACTAGGAGATGATGCTACCAATGGAATTGTTTTTGGAATTGGACAATACTTTTAAGATTTAAAAGTTTTATTTTTATTACATAATTTTGCATCTATAAATGTTTAAAAGAACTATTGTATTTTTATTACTTATTTTAGGTTTGTATTCTTATGGACAAGAGAAAATAGTTCATGACCTTAAAATTCAAGGTAATAAAAAATTAAAGACCTCATTTATAAAAAACATATCGACCACCAAACCTGGAAGTAAATTAGATACCTTAATCATAGAACAAGATATTTTACGCCTAAAGCGTTTACCTTCGGTTTCTCATGCTTATTATCAAGTATTTCCATCTGAAGACAATCAATACAATGTGTTTTATAATATTGAAGAAAATTTCACTCTCATTCCTTCTTTAAGTATTTACACCACTAATAATGATGAATTTGCATATCGAGCAGGGCTCTACGAGTTTAATGCACTAGGTAGGAACATAACTGTTGGAGGCTTTTATCAACATGATATTTATAGCTCCTATGCTGTAAACTTTAGGGCACCTTATTTGTTTTCTAATAAGTTTGGGTTAGCAATAAATCACCAAAATTTAACGACTCAGGAACCTGTTTTTTTTGAAGGAGAAACGGCCGATTATAAATATAATAATAAATCTTTTGAAATTCTAGGGTTGTATGAAATCAACTTTAAAAACAGATTCGAACTCGGTTTGAATTATTTTACAGAGGACTATAGGTTTAAAGGAGATAATATTAATAATAGACCAGAATTAAATGTCCATAAATGGCTGGTGAAAGGTATTTATGAATATAATAATTTAGACTATTTTTATCAGTACATTTCTGGGTTTAGAAGTCAGTTTAACTTTCAGTATGTGACATCTACTAATGCTATGCTGCCAGACTTTTTTATTGGTTGGAATGATTTCTTTTACTTTAAACGTATTGGAGAACGAGGCAATTGGGCAAATAGATTAAGAATGGGCTTATCAACTAATGATAATACACCATTTGCTCCTTTTTCTGTAGATAATAATTTAAATGTTAGAGGTGTTGGTAATACTATAGACAGAGGTACAGGGGTTATTGTACTTAATACCGAATACCGCCATACTTTATATGAAAAAGACTGGTTTGTTTTGCAAGGAAATGCTTTTGTAGATTCAGGTACCTGGAGAAATCCGGGAGGTGATTTTGGTGATTTTAGTAAAGAGGATAACGTTAAAATATATCCTGGTTTAGGTCTCCGTTTTATTCATAAAAAAATATATAATGCCATTTTTAGAATTGATTACGGTTATGGCATTACTAAAAATTCGACCAACGGTTTTGTGTTTGGTATTGGACAATATTTTTGATTTTTATTCCTGCGAAGGCAGGAATCCACTTTGATATTAGAAATATTAATATTGCTACTTTGTTTTTATAAAAACAGATGTCAACCAAATCGCCTTTATACAGCAAAACAGAAAATTTTACAGGTTTATTGAATAAAGAATTTCTTGAAACGAACTATCCTCGAGGCAGAGCCATAGAGCTATTTCGCTCGTTTAA from Flavivirga abyssicola includes the following:
- a CDS encoding 4Fe-4S binding protein, whose amino-acid sequence is MSNKINHSMSLAKPDAVDISNKQKIALAVGILGLFILALALFNTNFPNKGLFLTLSLGLISAGIIIYSRDAYLTKLEGIKNDGVWFKSISSRGVWGWILGVILTAFYIVLYFYPQYLGLGKDGASNTGLISLFDPLSNLLSGRNASQWFVYGTLYTVAILAFGYKFMLKYRHNRYQQLRTASVMFFQLGFAFLIPEFMYVMNSDLPYYDLKSVWPLNYYIFDEWSVKGFLSNGNIGLALILFGIISIFVITPILTYKYGKRWYCSWVCGCGGLAETAGDSFRQLSSKKMSAWKLERWLIHTVLVFSVVMTVAMVYTYLGYDHNAFWLTKGLFISLVIGFLTLVFAGVMYFKRKELGKDAKYGAIGYFVVIALLVIMYFTGTTDNVFFIKGSALRSAYGVYIGSIFSGVIGTGFYPILGSRSWCRFGCPMAAILGFQQRLFSKFRITTNGGQCISCGNCSNSCEMGIDVRAYAQKGENIVRSSCVGCGICSAVCPRGVLKLENDTMEGRINPTEILLGNDVDLMDLVNKK
- a CDS encoding DUF547 domain-containing protein; this encodes MKNITIIVLIFFGSLSLSAQDLNTFFEKADSFFKAHVADGKVAYSKINSNKESLDEVLKLAETISVSKSDANNYQAFWINAYNLSVIKGIINNYPTKSPLNHAGFFDKITYPLGGKKITLNDIEHKLLRAQFNDARFHFVLVCGALGCPPLINKAYLPSTLDSQMDVQTKKALNGSFLKVNTKKKRVQASQIMEWYKKDFTMKGKTEIDFINTYRTEKIPNNFKLSYFPYNWNVNKQ
- a CDS encoding POTRA domain-containing protein translates to MKRVITLVLIFFFAFSYAQENSIYKVDIEGNKRTRTAFLKRLAFVKEGAVLDSAKIASDVRRLKLLPSVANAEYKLESLDKGKYHLTYIIEENFAIIPGLNISTDNNGEFAYRTSIFDFNFLGRNQIIGGFYSRDVFNSYGAFWEAPNLFTRKLGIGLNYQNLVSQEPVFFNNGSDVNYKFNYKAFEIKLQYEPNFHNRLELGLNIDSEAYSFLEGNLPAEIPTSLKANKVSVIGEYEYNNINIFYQYQNGFRSILTYRFVTGNKGEDNLLRNFFIGRNDFEYFKRVGKRGNWANRLRLAYASNDETPFAPFAVDNQLNIRGTGNTIDRGTAAIVLNTEYRQTLYEKGWFVLQGNAFVDTGSWRTPGGDLGELFDGSTIKFYPGLGIRFIHKRIFNAVFRLDYGYGLGDDATNGIVFGIGQYF
- a CDS encoding POTRA domain-containing protein; protein product: MFKRTIVFLLLILGLYSYGQEKIVHDLKIQGNKKLKTSFIKNISTTKPGSKLDTLIIEQDILRLKRLPSVSHAYYQVFPSEDNQYNVFYNIEENFTLIPSLSIYTTNNDEFAYRAGLYEFNALGRNITVGGFYQHDIYSSYAVNFRAPYLFSNKFGLAINHQNLTTQEPVFFEGETADYKYNNKSFEILGLYEINFKNRFELGLNYFTEDYRFKGDNINNRPELNVHKWLVKGIYEYNNLDYFYQYISGFRSQFNFQYVTSTNAMLPDFFIGWNDFFYFKRIGERGNWANRLRMGLSTNDNTPFAPFSVDNNLNVRGVGNTIDRGTGVIVLNTEYRHTLYEKDWFVLQGNAFVDSGTWRNPGGDFGDFSKEDNVKIYPGLGLRFIHKKIYNAIFRIDYGYGITKNSTNGFVFGIGQYF
- a CDS encoding NAD(P)/FAD-dependent oxidoreductase encodes the protein MEHIVIIGNGISGVTAARHIRKLSDKQITIVSAETDYFFSRTALMYIYMGHMKFEHTQPYENWFWEKNRINLKKGYVKNVETQNKTLHFADGDSLQYDKLIIATGSKPNKFGWPGQDLDGVMGMYHKQDLENLEKYAPNNKVCKRAVIVGGGLIGIELAEMLNSRNIPVTFLVREDSFWNGVLPEGESAMVNRHIKNHHIDLRLGNNLKEIISDENGKVKSIIIQETGEEIACDVVGLTAGVSPNIDFIKESNIETGRGVKVNRFLETNVPDVYAIGDCAEQHEGINGRRPIEAVWYTGRMMGETVAQTICGNRIQYKPGHWFNSAKFLDIEYQTYGWVFAKPRENEAHFHWKHEDDTKCITVCYNKNTNEFLGINTFGIRMRHDIFDTWLTEKRDVDYVMEHLAEANFDPEFYKTYEADIYSAFKNKLQIV
- a CDS encoding glycoside hydrolase family 113; this encodes MKKFKLLITLSVLLLQSCTSQSKKINGISFVASREAVNQSHIKPVVNLNANYAAVMPFGFIKNLNHPDIVFNTNRQWFGETKEGAKQYIEELYKSNIKVMLKPQIWVWHGEFTGYIEMKNKTDWSVLETSYSKFILEYAQLAQEMKVDIFCIGTELEKFIENRPNYWKNLIVKIKQIYKGKLTYAANWNEFNRTPFWSDLDYIGVDAYFPVSHSKTPTFNECLKGWKTHVKTISKISNKNKKPILFTEFGYRSVDYSGKEPWKSDRSMYQVNLEAQTNTTQALFETFWKEDWFAGGFIWKWFHNHSKSGGDNNSQFTPQNKPVEALIRKQYHLK